One region of Paenibacillus polymyxa M1 genomic DNA includes:
- a CDS encoding GH32 C-terminal domain-containing protein: MSHATDNRGLIMYWAFNEGTGTSALESVSQVQDNIQYVFNQAEFTQPCPPRWRQGVIGNGLLFDGYSTYIAHSFDEGNQNTEPEYRSALSIGVWVAPRSYEWGDDGKLSAIVNRYNLDRKQGYLLGMFRHGSWSFQVGLEGGDWKELWSPDGHELPKNAWSYVNAVFDGNQGEIKLYLNGSEIASAAVPRGSRLAEAAETDLLIGKNNHSSLLAEVFSLHMFSGIIDELKIYNRALSAEEVAASYRHVLDTFHEGIRPQLNYDEIKLDRTPLLLDRHRPQYHVSPPAHWMNEPHAPIYFDGQYHLFYQHNPQGPFFHQIHWGHWVSQDLVHWRDLPVALAPEKDQLAPDGIWSGSATYDADGLPVLFFTAGNDSASPNQSVALARSTYTLDGNPDLVQWVKHPEPLIVQKKGMGAFGDFRDPFVWKDDDGWYALVGSGIEGGAALAFASQDMLNWTYKGPFFKADIQKFPYLGPIWELPVLLPLGRDKLGVNKHLLLVSPVGKGADVEVFYWIGQLDKQNLSFIPDQEKPQLIDVGDFHFTGPSGMVDPKTGRNIVFTIAQGDRTSEMEYKSGWAHNGGLPLSVYLRDDGRLGIEPIQELQSLRGPKRLSLRDQSLAETNVQLRNVHGDMLEIQLELEPGSAKKFGVKVRCTPDGEEETLLYYDWNQTMLLVDRSKTTLHPGEKCGGVQGGKLELLGENLKLHIYLDRSMVEAYANGLKSLTTRVYPSRMDALGLEIWGDGEPFVKSLDIWDMQSIW, from the coding sequence ATGAGCCATGCAACCGATAATCGGGGATTGATTATGTATTGGGCCTTCAATGAAGGAACCGGCACAAGCGCTCTGGAGAGCGTATCCCAAGTCCAGGATAATATCCAGTACGTATTTAACCAAGCGGAGTTTACTCAACCTTGCCCTCCACGGTGGAGACAGGGGGTAATTGGAAATGGGCTTCTGTTCGATGGTTATTCGACTTACATTGCGCATTCGTTCGATGAGGGAAATCAGAACACCGAGCCAGAGTACCGATCAGCGTTAAGCATAGGAGTATGGGTAGCCCCACGCTCCTATGAATGGGGGGATGATGGCAAATTATCCGCCATCGTGAACCGCTACAACCTGGATCGCAAGCAGGGTTATCTGCTCGGCATGTTCCGTCACGGTTCCTGGTCCTTCCAAGTCGGGCTGGAAGGAGGAGACTGGAAGGAACTTTGGTCGCCGGACGGCCATGAACTGCCCAAGAATGCATGGTCATACGTGAATGCTGTGTTCGATGGGAACCAAGGGGAAATCAAGCTGTATTTAAACGGCAGTGAAATCGCTTCAGCTGCCGTGCCTCGTGGTTCCCGTCTGGCTGAGGCGGCGGAAACAGATCTCCTGATTGGCAAGAATAACCATAGCAGCCTGCTGGCGGAAGTGTTCAGCCTTCACATGTTTAGCGGTATCATTGATGAACTCAAGATTTATAATCGGGCGCTGAGCGCGGAAGAAGTGGCCGCTTCTTATCGTCATGTGCTGGACACCTTTCATGAAGGTATCCGGCCACAATTAAACTATGACGAGATCAAGCTAGACCGGACGCCACTGCTACTTGATCGGCACAGACCGCAATATCATGTTAGCCCGCCGGCCCATTGGATGAACGAACCCCATGCACCAATCTATTTTGACGGGCAATATCATTTGTTCTATCAGCATAACCCGCAGGGGCCGTTCTTTCATCAGATCCATTGGGGACATTGGGTAAGTCAGGATTTGGTGCATTGGCGTGATCTACCCGTGGCCCTGGCGCCCGAAAAGGATCAGCTCGCACCGGACGGGATCTGGTCGGGAAGCGCAACCTATGATGCTGACGGACTTCCTGTCTTGTTCTTTACGGCAGGTAATGACAGCGCTTCTCCGAATCAGAGCGTAGCGCTTGCCCGAAGCACTTATACCCTTGACGGAAACCCGGATCTGGTTCAGTGGGTCAAACATCCAGAGCCGTTGATCGTGCAGAAGAAGGGAATGGGCGCATTTGGGGATTTCCGAGATCCATTCGTATGGAAGGACGATGACGGCTGGTACGCTTTGGTCGGGTCCGGAATTGAAGGTGGAGCAGCACTGGCATTTGCGTCACAAGATATGCTGAATTGGACGTATAAAGGGCCGTTTTTTAAAGCGGATATTCAGAAGTTTCCTTACCTTGGACCCATCTGGGAGCTCCCTGTGCTTCTTCCCCTTGGCAGGGACAAGCTGGGGGTGAACAAACATCTGCTGCTTGTCAGCCCTGTGGGAAAAGGAGCAGATGTCGAGGTGTTCTATTGGATCGGACAACTTGACAAGCAAAATCTTTCGTTCATCCCCGATCAAGAAAAGCCTCAATTGATTGATGTCGGGGATTTCCATTTTACCGGACCGAGCGGAATGGTTGATCCGAAGACCGGCAGAAATATCGTCTTTACGATAGCCCAAGGCGACCGGACGTCTGAGATGGAATATAAGTCGGGTTGGGCTCATAACGGAGGCTTGCCGTTAAGCGTGTATTTGAGGGATGACGGGCGTCTGGGAATAGAGCCGATTCAGGAGCTTCAATCGCTGCGTGGCCCTAAGCGGCTATCGCTTCGGGACCAGTCATTGGCTGAAACTAATGTGCAGCTTAGGAATGTTCATGGTGACATGCTTGAGATTCAATTGGAATTGGAGCCCGGCAGCGCCAAAAAATTCGGAGTCAAGGTCCGTTGTACGCCGGACGGAGAGGAAGAAACTCTGCTGTATTATGATTGGAATCAAACGATGCTCTTGGTCGACCGGTCGAAAACGACGCTGCACCCGGGAGAAAAGTGTGGAGGGGTTCAAGGCGGAAAGTTGGAGCTACTTGGGGAAAATCTGAAGCTCCACATTTATTTGGATCGCTCCATGGTCGAAGCCTATGCAAACGGATTGAAAAGCCTGACAACCCGGGTATATCCGAGCCGTATGGATGCTTTGGGACTCGAGATTTGGGGAGATGGAGAACCGTTTGTTAAATCCTTGGATATATGGGATATGCAGTCCATTTGGTAA
- a CDS encoding PfkB family carbohydrate kinase, translating to MLDVITIGEVLIDFTPSGRTAGGNEQFECNPGGAPANVAAALSRLGARATLISKVGDDQFGSLLHDTLMNGGIDVSALTFTDEANTTLAFVHLDDNGDRSFSFYRKPGADTYLRTQDVPFDRIENCHALHFGSLSMTHEPARTATRAAVVKAKEAGVLLSFDPNIRFALWESKEEAKRNILWGMKYADILKISEDELHFITGTTDVEKGSLELQQQFGIAGIFVTLAEKGCYYRLVGHDGYVPGFQVEVTDTTGAGDAFLGCLLYKILKAGISLNQLTKQQIIGMLTFANAGGALVTTRKGALQSMPTTDEITQIIETNKQHDDDRFRPGFHFSPHSHWLNDPNGLVYYEGVYHLFYQHHPYSNQWGPMHWGHAVSQDLVHWEHMPIALFPDEHGAIFSGCCVVDWNNSSGLFDGSHGLIALFTHADSCPETGQPRQRQSLAYSSDKGRTWHKYEGNPILDEHDLVDFRDPKVFWHSSSESWIMALVAGDHVRFYRSDNLREWSLSGEFGKSEGSHDGVWECPDLFELPVDDSGHSKWVLIISIGDNPNCPEGSRTQYFIGEFDGNTFINDHPADHILWLDYGRDNYAGVTWSDIAEQDGRRVIIGWMSNWKYANQTPTGAWRGTMTLPRVLSLTSRDEGVVLTQMPVREIEQLRKGTLCWNEVKVTPEVPFTQKTNDVLLEIEADIDIRSEDEVHIKMKSSGQSETIIGYDPVRQWLFIDRSKSGLTDFHPSFACKHGARMVSENGKIKLHIWLDRNAVEVYANEGLVALTDQIFPDAPMDRIEISAKSGEVVVNSFYMHALNSIHIPNGPTEQTSRRVEV from the coding sequence GTGCTTGATGTAATAACCATTGGGGAAGTATTGATAGACTTTACGCCATCAGGTCGTACAGCGGGAGGCAACGAACAGTTTGAATGCAATCCTGGAGGGGCTCCGGCTAACGTAGCAGCTGCTCTATCCCGTTTAGGAGCTAGAGCGACATTGATTAGCAAAGTAGGGGATGATCAATTCGGTTCCTTGCTGCACGATACCTTGATGAACGGCGGCATCGACGTGTCTGCGCTTACGTTTACAGATGAAGCTAATACAACGCTGGCATTTGTCCATCTGGATGACAACGGAGACCGATCGTTCAGCTTCTACCGGAAACCAGGAGCGGATACATACTTGCGCACGCAGGATGTCCCGTTCGATAGGATTGAAAACTGCCATGCACTGCACTTTGGTTCTTTGTCGATGACCCATGAGCCGGCCCGTACGGCAACAAGAGCGGCAGTTGTGAAGGCTAAAGAGGCAGGAGTCCTGCTTTCATTCGATCCGAATATCCGGTTTGCTTTATGGGAGAGTAAAGAGGAAGCGAAACGGAATATCCTTTGGGGCATGAAGTATGCCGACATCCTGAAAATATCAGAAGATGAGCTCCACTTTATAACGGGTACAACTGATGTGGAAAAAGGCTCGCTAGAGTTGCAACAGCAATTCGGCATCGCCGGGATCTTCGTAACTTTAGCGGAAAAAGGCTGTTATTACCGATTAGTGGGTCATGACGGATATGTGCCGGGTTTTCAAGTAGAGGTCACTGATACGACAGGAGCCGGCGACGCTTTTCTGGGCTGCTTGTTATATAAGATACTGAAAGCCGGTATTTCTTTGAATCAGCTGACCAAACAGCAAATCATCGGTATGCTAACTTTTGCTAATGCCGGCGGTGCATTAGTAACCACACGGAAAGGGGCTCTTCAATCTATGCCGACGACAGATGAAATTACCCAGATAATCGAGACAAATAAACAGCACGATGATGATAGATTTAGGCCGGGTTTTCATTTTTCACCTCACTCCCATTGGTTGAATGATCCCAACGGATTAGTCTATTACGAAGGAGTCTATCATCTGTTTTATCAGCACCATCCTTATAGTAACCAATGGGGACCAATGCACTGGGGTCATGCTGTAAGCCAAGACCTGGTTCATTGGGAGCATATGCCTATCGCTCTGTTCCCGGATGAGCATGGCGCAATTTTCTCTGGTTGCTGTGTGGTTGACTGGAATAATAGCAGCGGACTGTTCGATGGTTCCCATGGATTGATCGCACTCTTCACTCATGCAGACAGCTGTCCGGAGACCGGACAACCTCGCCAGCGGCAAAGCCTGGCTTATAGTAGCGATAAAGGCCGAACTTGGCACAAATATGAGGGGAACCCAATACTCGACGAGCATGATCTGGTCGACTTCCGGGACCCCAAGGTGTTCTGGCATTCGTCAAGTGAATCCTGGATTATGGCTCTTGTCGCGGGAGACCACGTTCGGTTTTATCGTTCCGACAATTTGCGTGAATGGTCGTTGTCAGGCGAATTCGGAAAGAGTGAAGGCTCGCATGACGGAGTTTGGGAATGCCCTGATCTCTTTGAATTGCCGGTTGATGACAGCGGACATTCCAAATGGGTACTTATCATAAGCATCGGAGATAATCCCAACTGCCCGGAAGGCTCACGCACGCAATACTTTATCGGAGAGTTCGACGGAAATACGTTCATCAATGACCATCCGGCCGATCATATCCTGTGGCTGGATTATGGCCGGGACAATTATGCGGGGGTCACCTGGTCGGATATAGCTGAGCAGGACGGACGGCGTGTGATCATCGGATGGATGAGCAACTGGAAATATGCTAACCAAACGCCTACTGGGGCCTGGAGAGGCACAATGACTCTGCCTCGCGTCTTATCATTGACCAGCCGAGACGAGGGCGTAGTTCTGACCCAAATGCCTGTTCGGGAAATAGAGCAACTGCGGAAAGGAACGCTCTGCTGGAATGAGGTTAAGGTTACGCCAGAGGTGCCGTTTACGCAAAAAACGAATGATGTTCTGCTTGAAATTGAAGCGGATATCGACATTCGTTCCGAAGACGAGGTTCATATTAAAATGAAGTCCTCTGGGCAAAGTGAGACTATTATCGGTTATGACCCTGTGCGCCAATGGCTATTCATCGACCGCTCGAAATCGGGCCTGACTGATTTCCATCCATCGTTTGCGTGCAAGCACGGTGCTAGAATGGTTTCGGAGAATGGGAAGATCAAGCTGCATATCTGGCTGGATCGCAACGCGGTTGAAGTGTACGCGAATGAGGGCTTGGTTGCACTGACGGATCAAATATTCCCTGATGCTCCGATGGATCGTATTGAGATAAGTGCGAAATCAGGGGAAGTTGTAGTGAACTCGTTTTATATGCATGCTCTTAACTCCATTCATATTCCTAATGGTCCAACGGAGCAGACATCCAGGAGGGTTGAAGTATGA
- a CDS encoding ABC transporter substrate-binding protein: MKLFKRAGILMLAGVFALSGCSGGGGESKNQTVNPDQDANFNKTGLPIVKKAVTLKMVSPKAALAPDYSKMEIFKRLEKQTNVKIDWENIPDTDFAEKKNLLLASGDLPDAFYGAGFTDYELINYGKDGTIIPLENLIDQYAPNLKALLDRRPDIKLAITAPDGHIYGLPSWEENKLDTNPFFHVINKNWLDKLGLKVPQTLDEYTQALIAFKTKDPNGNGKADEIPLSFMHMQWCSDIAGIFGAFGIPDNLEHRIVREGKVIFTASQPQYKEALKYIHDNWYKQGLIDPESFTQDAAQYLAKGKTLDETLGSYVWWEVEEVVGPERSKDYALLPPLKGPNGDQMIGRNNGGGPGRGSFVITKENRYPAMTMRWIDQQYDPYMAAQIHWGPLDVVFKKDEKGKMVNLPLPQGVSAGEFRQKVAPGTGNPGVITFDDFGKVVDMEPRAQKRAEYLEKYYTPYMKKENYPSIFFEPDELDKINRIEPELIKYVNTQRGKFIVDGEVDEKWDSYVKTLEKMGLNELMEIYQKGLDRYNANLKNK, encoded by the coding sequence ATGAAATTATTCAAAAGGGCTGGAATTCTAATGCTGGCTGGAGTGTTTGCTCTTAGCGGATGTTCGGGAGGCGGTGGCGAGTCAAAAAATCAGACGGTGAATCCGGATCAGGATGCAAATTTTAATAAAACCGGTCTTCCGATTGTTAAAAAAGCGGTGACATTAAAGATGGTGTCCCCAAAAGCTGCTTTAGCGCCAGATTACTCGAAAATGGAAATATTTAAGCGGCTGGAAAAACAAACAAACGTAAAAATTGATTGGGAAAACATTCCGGACACTGACTTTGCAGAAAAGAAAAATTTGTTGTTGGCCAGCGGAGATTTGCCAGATGCCTTTTACGGAGCCGGATTCACAGATTACGAGCTAATCAATTACGGTAAAGACGGAACCATTATTCCGCTGGAGAATTTAATTGATCAATATGCGCCTAATTTGAAAGCGCTTCTTGATCGTCGGCCTGACATTAAACTAGCCATCACAGCACCAGACGGTCACATCTATGGGCTGCCGTCGTGGGAAGAGAATAAGCTCGATACCAACCCCTTCTTTCACGTCATCAATAAAAATTGGCTCGATAAACTGGGTTTAAAAGTACCTCAAACGCTGGACGAATACACGCAGGCTTTGATTGCCTTTAAAACGAAGGACCCGAACGGCAATGGCAAGGCTGATGAAATCCCATTAAGCTTTATGCACATGCAGTGGTGTAGTGACATTGCTGGCATATTCGGTGCTTTCGGTATTCCGGATAATTTGGAACATCGGATCGTCCGCGAAGGTAAAGTGATCTTTACCGCTTCGCAACCTCAATATAAGGAAGCATTAAAATATATTCATGATAACTGGTATAAGCAGGGGTTGATTGACCCTGAATCGTTCACCCAGGATGCCGCTCAGTATTTAGCAAAAGGCAAAACACTAGATGAAACGCTCGGCTCCTACGTTTGGTGGGAAGTTGAAGAAGTTGTCGGACCGGAGCGTAGTAAGGATTATGCTCTGCTCCCCCCGCTTAAAGGCCCAAATGGAGATCAAATGATTGGTCGCAACAACGGCGGCGGTCCGGGACGAGGTAGCTTTGTGATTACAAAAGAGAACCGTTATCCGGCAATGACGATGCGTTGGATCGATCAACAGTATGACCCTTACATGGCGGCTCAAATTCACTGGGGTCCGTTGGATGTCGTATTCAAGAAGGACGAAAAAGGAAAAATGGTGAACCTGCCGCTTCCCCAAGGAGTCTCCGCAGGTGAATTCCGCCAAAAAGTGGCTCCTGGCACAGGAAATCCGGGCGTCATTACTTTCGATGACTTCGGAAAAGTTGTTGATATGGAACCCCGAGCTCAGAAGCGTGCTGAGTATTTGGAGAAATATTACACTCCATATATGAAAAAGGAAAACTATCCGAGCATCTTCTTTGAACCGGACGAACTAGATAAAATCAATCGGATCGAGCCAGAACTTATTAAATATGTAAATACCCAAAGAGGCAAGTTCATCGTCGATGGCGAGGTAGATGAAAAGTGGGACAGCTATGTGAAGACACTCGAGAAGATGGGGCTAAACGAATTAATGGAAATCTATCAAAAAGGGTTGGACCGATATAATGCAAATTTAAAAAATAAATAA
- a CDS encoding carbohydrate ABC transporter permease, with translation MNQLLKRKSKGDLWFDIINYVMLTIVMLLVLFPLYFVLIASLSDPNLIYSGEVWFFPKGFTLDGYGRIFSDSSIWIGYANSILYASLGTLIGVAVTVCAAYPLARKGLAGKPVIMWFLLISMFFSGGLIPTYLLIKDLHMLNTIWALVIPGAGGVFNVIIVRTFFQSTIPDEMWEAASIDGCSNTRFFWSIVLPLSKSVIAVMVLYHVVGFWNGFFDALIYLNDESKYPLQLVLRNILVQNQANSSMMIDVESYAAKMRVTELIKYGVIMVSSLPLLILYPFLQKYFVKGVMIGSIKG, from the coding sequence ATGAATCAATTATTAAAGAGAAAAAGTAAAGGAGACTTATGGTTTGACATCATCAACTACGTCATGCTGACCATAGTTATGTTGCTTGTATTATTCCCGCTGTATTTTGTATTGATTGCTTCACTCAGTGACCCCAATCTCATCTACTCAGGTGAAGTATGGTTCTTTCCAAAAGGGTTTACGCTGGATGGATACGGGCGAATATTCAGCGATTCATCTATATGGATTGGATATGCCAATTCGATTTTATATGCGAGTCTAGGAACCTTAATCGGAGTTGCCGTGACCGTATGTGCAGCTTACCCGTTAGCCCGTAAAGGACTGGCTGGAAAGCCGGTGATAATGTGGTTTTTACTGATCTCCATGTTTTTTAGTGGGGGGTTGATCCCAACCTATTTGCTGATCAAAGATCTTCATATGCTGAATACGATCTGGGCACTTGTTATTCCTGGAGCGGGAGGTGTGTTTAATGTCATTATCGTAAGGACTTTTTTTCAGTCGACCATCCCGGATGAAATGTGGGAGGCCGCTTCCATTGATGGTTGTTCCAATACCAGATTTTTTTGGAGCATTGTATTGCCTTTGTCTAAGTCCGTTATAGCCGTAATGGTACTGTATCATGTTGTCGGGTTCTGGAATGGTTTCTTTGACGCTTTGATTTACTTAAACGATGAAAGCAAGTATCCATTACAACTGGTCCTTCGCAACATTCTTGTCCAGAATCAGGCCAACTCGAGCATGATGATCGATGTGGAATCCTACGCAGCAAAGATGCGCGTTACAGAGCTTATCAAATATGGTGTCATCATGGTATCCAGCCTACCGTTGCTGATTTTGTATCCTTTCCTGCAAAAATACTTTGTAAAAGGCGTGATGATCGGCTCGATCAAAGGCTAA
- a CDS encoding ABC transporter permease, producing the protein MVNTKISELDHSTIKPNRKIWNQIKRDYELYLFLLPIIIIYLVFKYYPMYGIQIAFKDFSPSRGIWESEWVGFKHFIDFFDSYNFWTIMTNTLTLSVLSLVFSFPAPIIIAIMLNQMLAKRYKKIVQTVIYAPHFISTVVLVGMLNVFLSPNSGIVNHIITWFGGDPIMFLADEGWFRPLYILSGVWQETGFATIIYLAALAGVNPELHEAAIMDGASKWKRVMHVDIPNILPTIVILLILALGNIMGIGFEKAFLMQNDLNYATSNIIPTYVYEIGIQKAQYSFSTAIGLFNSVVNIILIVTVNRIAKKLTETSLW; encoded by the coding sequence ATGGTGAATACAAAAATTAGCGAATTAGATCACTCCACGATTAAGCCAAATCGCAAAATATGGAACCAGATCAAACGCGATTATGAACTGTATTTGTTTTTGCTGCCAATCATTATTATTTATCTCGTATTTAAGTACTATCCGATGTATGGAATACAAATTGCTTTTAAGGATTTTTCACCAAGTCGGGGAATCTGGGAAAGCGAGTGGGTAGGCTTTAAGCACTTTATTGATTTTTTCGATTCCTATAACTTCTGGACGATCATGACTAATACGCTTACACTCAGTGTTCTATCGCTTGTATTTAGCTTCCCAGCTCCGATTATTATAGCAATTATGCTCAATCAGATGCTGGCCAAGAGATACAAGAAAATTGTACAAACTGTAATTTATGCACCACACTTTATTTCTACCGTAGTGCTCGTCGGTATGCTTAATGTTTTTCTGTCTCCAAACAGCGGAATTGTGAATCACATCATCACTTGGTTTGGAGGGGACCCCATTATGTTTTTGGCCGACGAAGGGTGGTTCCGTCCTTTGTATATATTATCAGGGGTTTGGCAAGAGACAGGTTTTGCTACCATCATTTACCTTGCAGCTTTGGCAGGGGTCAATCCGGAATTGCATGAAGCGGCGATCATGGATGGAGCAAGCAAATGGAAGCGCGTAATGCATGTGGATATTCCAAACATTTTGCCGACGATCGTCATCTTATTGATTCTCGCACTCGGCAACATTATGGGCATCGGTTTTGAAAAGGCTTTCCTTATGCAGAACGATTTGAATTATGCCACCTCCAATATTATTCCGACCTACGTTTATGAAATTGGGATCCAAAAAGCACAATACAGCTTTTCTACAGCAATTGGCCTGTTTAATTCGGTTGTAAATATTATCCTGATAGTCACCGTCAACCGGATCGCAAAAAAATTGACGGAAACCAGCCTGTGGTAA
- a CDS encoding LacI family DNA-binding transcriptional regulator: MPSIKDVANLAGVAVGTVSRVINNSGSVKPDTRHKVEKAIQELNYIPNEVARNFKMRKSKMVALLLPSIWNPFFSELAYYIEDELDREGFKLMLCNSGGKPEKELYYLDMLRQNKVAGIVGITYNDIENSISNDIPIVSIDRHFSKKITCVTSDNYKGGSMALRELIKAGAQRPAFIGSVTSVFSETMNRRKGFIDEAKKLGVDYVVYEKPDPIVNDDAYFSEFLHKYQDVDGIFAITDMLAAKYIERVGRQGIRVPEDVKVIGYDGIQNHPYFHPILSTIRQPVEEMARMTIRLLYQKMDGITLDQQVYRLPVIFRQGETT; this comes from the coding sequence ATGCCAAGTATTAAAGATGTCGCTAACCTGGCTGGCGTAGCTGTGGGAACTGTTTCCCGTGTTATTAACAACTCGGGCTCTGTAAAACCAGATACACGCCATAAGGTGGAAAAAGCTATACAAGAATTGAATTATATCCCTAATGAAGTCGCTCGAAATTTTAAGATGAGGAAATCCAAGATGGTAGCCTTGCTACTTCCAAGTATCTGGAATCCTTTTTTTTCTGAACTGGCTTATTACATTGAGGATGAGTTGGATAGGGAAGGCTTTAAGCTCATGCTATGTAATAGCGGTGGCAAGCCCGAAAAGGAACTGTATTATCTGGATATGCTACGGCAAAATAAAGTGGCTGGAATTGTCGGCATTACCTACAATGATATTGAGAATAGCATAAGCAATGACATTCCGATTGTAAGTATTGACAGACACTTTAGCAAAAAAATTACCTGTGTGACCTCGGATAATTATAAGGGAGGGAGTATGGCTTTAAGGGAACTTATTAAAGCGGGAGCCCAGAGGCCGGCTTTTATAGGAAGTGTAACTTCCGTATTTAGTGAAACCATGAATCGAAGAAAAGGTTTCATTGATGAGGCGAAAAAATTAGGTGTCGACTATGTTGTATACGAGAAACCAGACCCTATTGTGAACGACGATGCCTATTTTAGCGAATTTCTACATAAGTATCAGGATGTGGACGGCATTTTCGCTATTACCGATATGTTAGCCGCTAAATATATAGAAAGAGTAGGCAGGCAGGGTATTCGCGTTCCAGAGGATGTAAAGGTCATCGGTTACGACGGGATTCAGAATCATCCTTATTTTCATCCGATATTGTCCACAATCAGGCAGCCAGTGGAGGAAATGGCACGTATGACAATCAGACTGCTGTATCAAAAGATGGATGGTATAACTTTAGATCAGCAAGTGTATCGTCTCCCCGTTATCTTCAGGCAAGGCGAAACGACATGA